The sequence GCAGCGCCAGCGCGAAGCCGAGCACGCCGCCGATGACGAAACCGGTCAGGTCGGCGCCTTCCTGCTGATGGCCGATGCCATAGAGGAACACCACGGTCTCGCTGCCTTCGCGCGCCACGGCGAGCATCGCCAGCACCAGCAGGCCGATGCCGCTGCCCTGGCTGAGGCTGGCCGCTGCACTGTCGACCAGATTGCGCTTCATGTCGCGGCCGTGATGGTGCATCCAGCCGACCATCTGCAGGATCAGCAGGGCGGCGATCACCAGCATGGCGCACTGGAACCATTCACCGGTCGGGCCGGCCAGCCAGTCACCGGCGCTGAGGATGCCCCAGGCCAGCAGCGAGGCCAGTCCGACACCTGCAGCGACGCCGCCCCAGAGCATGCGCAGCGCATGACGGTTGTTCGGTTGCTGGCTCAGCCAGGCATGCAGGATGCCGATGACCAGCAGTGCCTCGACGCTTTCGCGCCAGACGATGAACATTGATTGGCCCATGTCGCTTCTCCTGTGACGGAACTACTTGGCGATGATCTCCCCTTCCGGGAGGTCCATATGGAACTCGTCGAAGAAGGGGTAGCGACCCGGTTTCAGCGGATGGATGACGACAAACGAGGACACGCCGGGCGAGAGCACCTTTTCAACCCGCAGGGGTGTGCTCTCGAACTCGGTCGGCCCCTTGCCCGCATTGGTGACCACGATCTTGAAGCGCTGGCGAGCCGGCACCTCGATCGTGGACGGCTCGAAATGGCCATCACGGATGGTCAGCTCGTAGGTCGGCAGCCCGGCCTGGGCGCCACCGGCAAAGCCGGCAGCGAGCAGGGCCAGGGTGGATAGCAGGACGCGTCGCATGGCGGACCTCCGGCTCAGTAGCCGCCTTTCTTGCCGATACCGGCGTAGGTGAACTCGTAATTCAGCTTGCAGGTCTTGAACCAGGGCGCGACGCCTGTTTCCTTGTCGACGTGGCGGCCGAACATGCTGTGCTTGCCATCCGGCGGCGAGACGGTGAAGGTCAGCTGGTATTTGCCCGGGCCCATCAGCTTGACGTTATCGCCGTAGTGCGGGCCGTCGTTGGCGACCATCGGATGGAATTCGCCTTCGATCTTCTCGTCCGAACCCTTCTTGCTCAGCGCGTAATGGATGTTCAGGTAGGAAACGAAGCTGCCTTCCTGCCAGCCGTTGGGGTTGTTTTCAAGAGCGGAGATGTCGGCTTCCAGGTGCACGTCGGACTTGGCGGCATCGAGCATCATTCCGGCAGGTTCCATCTCGACCGGCTGCAGGTAGACCGCGCCGACCTCCATGCCGCCGCACTGCTGCGGCTCACCGATGGGGTATTCCTTGGCTTGGGCAAGGGGCGCGACGAGCAGAGAGATGACGGCGAAAGTAGCGGGAATGCGCATGAAGGCCTCCGGTAGATGAGCTGTAGGTTGACGCGTTAAGGTTCGCACCTGTGATGCTTAACGATAATGATTCGCGTCAATTGTGAACGAAATACTTTGTAACGTATAGCCCCGATTCGACGCCTGGTCGTTGCCATGAAGGCCGTAGGTCGCTGCCTGCGCTGGCTTGCGCATCGAGGGTGCGCCGGGTTGTCGCACCTCAGGCGAGGGATCCCGCCTCGCGTGGTCGATGTGTGGTCGGTGCTCTGCGCCGTCCGACGATAAAGGCTGCGAGTAGACCGTTAGGGGCCTACCATATGCTTTTCGACCCGGGGAATGCCAATGCCTCAAGCTGCCATGTTGGATGCTCGAACCGCCCGTGTATTGCCCTGGC comes from Stutzerimonas stutzeri and encodes:
- a CDS encoding cupredoxin domain-containing protein, whose product is MRRVLLSTLALLAAGFAGGAQAGLPTYELTIRDGHFEPSTIEVPARQRFKIVVTNAGKGPTEFESTPLRVEKVLSPGVSSFVVIHPLKPGRYPFFDEFHMDLPEGEIIAK
- a CDS encoding iron transporter, with product MRIPATFAVISLLVAPLAQAKEYPIGEPQQCGGMEVGAVYLQPVEMEPAGMMLDAAKSDVHLEADISALENNPNGWQEGSFVSYLNIHYALSKKGSDEKIEGEFHPMVANDGPHYGDNVKLMGPGKYQLTFTVSPPDGKHSMFGRHVDKETGVAPWFKTCKLNYEFTYAGIGKKGGY
- a CDS encoding FTR1 family iron permease, which produces MGQSMFIVWRESVEALLVIGILHAWLSQQPNNRHALRMLWGGVAAGVGLASLLAWGILSAGDWLAGPTGEWFQCAMLVIAALLILQMVGWMHHHGRDMKRNLVDSAAASLSQGSGIGLLVLAMLAVAREGSETVVFLYGIGHQQEGADLTGFVIGGVLGFALALLSYAALQAGSRFFSWKRFFKVSEALLLLLGAALLMAGLDRFSGQLMGMDVPEVLYTVFGDPLWDTSALLDDGGTLGSTIAGLTGYRAMPSLAAVITMALYWLAVWAWLRPKSEARLEARTV